In the genome of Desulfovibrio sp. JC022, the window CTCAAGATTTTCAAAGCTTCTGATATCGAAATCAGTTTTGGTTCCATCAATAACGATCATAGTGACTCTCCTCCTAAATTAGGTACGTAATTTTTTCCGGTTGGTCCGGTACGCCCTAGATAATACAAGAGTCATGCCAACCTTATTCAACAGAAACTGACATACCACCGATCAAATCCATATACCGGGACAGCTGCTCCATTACCCCATCCATATTTTCATGGGCTCTGGACTCGATCATCCACATGGAAGAAAGAACTGAAAGCTCAGGACAAGATGACAAAATATCCTGTATTTTCTGCAAATTAGCTAAAAATTTTATTTTTATGGCTTCAATAGGATCAGCCTTAAGAATCATCGCCTGCTTGCTGAGCAGAAAGAGCACATCCCGGCTGCTGTTAAGCGTGCTGAGCAATCTGGACCGGAGATCGGAGGAAAGCTCTATTCGGGGAAGGTCAGCAGCGGCAATATCTTCTCCGTCAAGAAAACGACGGTAAAGTTCACGCTGCAAAAGAATCCATTTATGACGATCACTCTGCTCATGCCCGGAAAGTGAACTTAGGGAAATAAAACCAAGTCCATCACGCCCGGTAAGGTAAGCGCGTACTTCCCTGTTTTCAATCCGCCCCCACTTCCCGCTATCAATAAACGATGAAGCTGCTTCAAAAACAGCATCCGGCGCAACTTCCTGTCGGCAAATATTATCGTAAACGCATTTCTGTCCGAAAGGGCAGGGATGACAATCCAGGTCCGGCTCAAAGCAACACAGGTTTTCGGCTGCCGGGCCGGTATCCCACGGCTGGGCAGTAGCCAAAAAGATAGCAGCCAACGGAGTTCCAACCCCGGCGGCAAGATGCATGGTTCCGGTATCGTTGGTCACCAGCAGATCCAGACGGCGCAGCACAGCGGCAAGCTCAGGCAGGGAAGTTCCGCCCATAAGGTTGACGGACGGAAATTCAGCTCTCTCAAGAATACGCTCCCCCAGTCCTCTTTCACTTTCAGCCCCCAGCAGCACCGGAACCCGGCGCTTTTCCTTCCACAATCTGCGTCCAAGTTCCCTGAAATGATCCACTGGCCAGCGTCTGCGGTCCTCACTGGCTCCGGGCTGAAATCCTACGAACCCTTTGGCTCCTGGCGCGGGGTTTTCCAACAACTTCAGGGCCGCAACCTTCATTTCCGGGGAAGGCTCTGCCAGCTCAAACGGTGCGGGGTTGTCTATACCCGCAACCTTGCTGAACAGATCAACCACATTGAACGGGCTGGACCCGCGATTGGAAGAAGCCATTTGCAGGAACCCGGCCCAGCGTGAGGTATCAGCATTAAAGCCGAATTCGTCCATGGCGAAACCGCGCACCTCACGCCCTTTGCTTAATCTGAGGGCTATTAATCTTGATGAAACGGACGGAGTCAGGTTTATGACCAGAGCAGGATCAAAGGAATCTTCTATTTCAGCGCAATATGATTCAAAAAGATTAACGGCATCGCGCCAGTCCCGGTCAATGGCTGCCAGCAGGGATGATCCGGGCAGAGGGAAAGTCTTTGCCACATTGCGCAGCAGCTGCGTTGTACCGGCAAAATTTTTCAAACACATGACCCCCACTTCATAGCCCTGTTCTGCTAAAGCAGTAATTACAGGCTGGGTCTGGAGCAGGTCCCCGAAACGGGTGAGATTGATAACTAACGCTTTCATGGAAGATGCCTCCGGCGGCCCTTCGGGGACCAGAGAACCTTTTTTTGGAAAAAAAGGTTCTCTGGACTCTCCAAAAAAACTTTTAATAGGGCTTCGCCGCTTCGTATGGTTAATTTGTATTTTTTTAAGTATATACCGTAACTCTGAAGACAATGCTACTCACAGCAAACGGTATCTTTTTCGGGTAAACGGCACGAACTTTCCGCCAAACGGTTTTTAATTCCGTTGAGTGATTTTCTTCCACCGTTTATCGAAAACCATGTGCATGCAATCTTAAAAATGTATATAACACTAGACATCCGGTAAAAATTTTCTGCTGACACATGCACTTTAAAAAAAGACCTCAGGAGGCCACCTTATGACTGAAGAACAAAAAATTGAAAGTCTCTCCAAAGAAAACAGGCTCTTTAATCCTCCTACCAATTTCCCCGGCGCATGCGTGAAAAGCCTTGAAGAATACAAGGCTATTTACGACCGTTCCATCAACGACATGGAAGGTTTCTGGGCCGAACGTGCCGACGAGCTGCTCACCTGGGACAAGAAGTGGGACAATGTTCTTGATTACGATTTCGACAAACCGGAAGTTAAATGGTTTGAAGGCGGCAAACTCAACGCCTCCGCCAACTGCCTTGACCGCCACATTGAAAATGGTCGCCGCAACAAAGCCGCCCTCATCTGGCAGGGCGAAGAAGATCATGAAGTAAAAGTCTACACCTACGATATGCTGCACCGCGAGGTATGCCGCTTTGCCAACGTGCTCAAAAAACTGGGCGTGCAAAAAGGTGACCGCGTATCCATTTACCTGCCCATGATCCCGGAACTGGCTATCGCCATGCTGGCATGTACCCGCATCGGCGCACCCCACTCCATCATTTTCGCAGGCTTCAGCTCCAACAGCCTGCGTGACCGCATCAACGACTGCGGCGCAAAAGTTCACATCACCGGAGACGGCGTTCTGCGCGGCGGAAGAAAAATCCCGCTCAAACCCAACTCCGATGAAGCTCTCAAAGAGTGCCCTTCTGTTGAACAGTGCGTTGTTGTTCCCAGAGCAAACAATGAAATTGAAATGGTCGAAGGCCGTGACCGTCTCTGGTCCGACCTCATGGAAGACCCGGAAATTACCGACAACTGCCCCTACGAACTGATGGATTCCGAAGATCCGCTCTTCATCCTCTACACTTCCGGCAGTACCGGAAAGCCCAAAGGTGTTTTTCACACCACCGGCGGCTACATGACCTACGCCGCCCACACCTGCCAGTGGGTATTCGACCTTAAAGATGATGACGTGCACTGGTGCACCGCCGATATCGGCTGGGTAACCGGACATTCCTACATTGTTTATGGACCGCTCGCCCTTGGAGCCACCAGCGTCATGTTTGAATCCGTACCCACCTACCCGGACCCGGCAAGATTCTGGCAGGTCTGCGAAAAATTTCGGGTAAATATCTTCTACACCGCGCCCACTGCCATCCGCGCCCTCATGAAGGAAGGCGACCAGTGGACCAAGAAATACGATCTCTCCAGCCTGCGCATTCTCGGCACGGTCGGTGAGCCCATCAACCCTGAAGCATGGATGTGGTACCACGAAAATATCGGTGCCGAGAAACTGCCCATCGTTGACACATGGTGGCAGACGGAAACAGGCGGACATGTCCTTTCCCCGCTGCCCTACGCCACCCCGCTCAAGCCCGGCTCGGCAACCCTCCCGCTGCCCGGCATTGATGCGGCAATTGTGGACCGCCACGGCGATGAAGTCGGTCCCAACGAAGGCGGTTTCCTCGTAATCCGTAAACCGTGGCCCGGTATGCTGCGCGGAGTCTGGGGTGCCCCTGAAAGGTACAAAAAACAGTACTTTGAAGGATTCCCCGGAACATACGAATCCGGCGATGGAGCACGCAGAGACGAAGATGGGTACTTCTGGATCATGGGCCGTGTGGACGATGTAATCAACGTTTCCGGTCACAGACTGGGAACCGCTGAAATCGAATCCGCACTGGTTTCCCACCCGGCAACCTCCGAGGCAGCTGTCGTAGGTATGCCTCACGAGGTTAAGGGCCAGACCATTTACGCTTACGTGACCCTCAAGGCCGAATACGACGAGGATGATGACCTGATCAAGGAACTGCGTATGCATGTTCGTAAGGAAATCGGTCCTCTGGCAGCACCGGAAGTGATCCAGTTCGCTCCCTCCCTGCCTAAGACCCGTAGCGGTAAGATCATGCGCCGTATCCTGCGCAAGATTGTAGAAGGCGATACTTCGAACCTCGGCGACACTTCGACACTGGCTGATCCTTCAGTAGTGACCGATCTCATCGAAGGTTATGAAGAAATAATGAATCCATAAGTATGGCAAAGGGTTGCCCGGAAGTCTCCCGGTTCCAGATTAGAACCGGGAGATAGTTCAGCAGCTCGATGCA includes:
- the acs gene encoding acetate--CoA ligase → MTEEQKIESLSKENRLFNPPTNFPGACVKSLEEYKAIYDRSINDMEGFWAERADELLTWDKKWDNVLDYDFDKPEVKWFEGGKLNASANCLDRHIENGRRNKAALIWQGEEDHEVKVYTYDMLHREVCRFANVLKKLGVQKGDRVSIYLPMIPELAIAMLACTRIGAPHSIIFAGFSSNSLRDRINDCGAKVHITGDGVLRGGRKIPLKPNSDEALKECPSVEQCVVVPRANNEIEMVEGRDRLWSDLMEDPEITDNCPYELMDSEDPLFILYTSGSTGKPKGVFHTTGGYMTYAAHTCQWVFDLKDDDVHWCTADIGWVTGHSYIVYGPLALGATSVMFESVPTYPDPARFWQVCEKFRVNIFYTAPTAIRALMKEGDQWTKKYDLSSLRILGTVGEPINPEAWMWYHENIGAEKLPIVDTWWQTETGGHVLSPLPYATPLKPGSATLPLPGIDAAIVDRHGDEVGPNEGGFLVIRKPWPGMLRGVWGAPERYKKQYFEGFPGTYESGDGARRDEDGYFWIMGRVDDVINVSGHRLGTAEIESALVSHPATSEAAVVGMPHEVKGQTIYAYVTLKAEYDEDDDLIKELRMHVRKEIGPLAAPEVIQFAPSLPKTRSGKIMRRILRKIVEGDTSNLGDTSTLADPSVVTDLIEGYEEIMNP
- a CDS encoding glycosyltransferase family 9 protein encodes the protein MKALVINLTRFGDLLQTQPVITALAEQGYEVGVMCLKNFAGTTQLLRNVAKTFPLPGSSLLAAIDRDWRDAVNLFESYCAEIEDSFDPALVINLTPSVSSRLIALRLSKGREVRGFAMDEFGFNADTSRWAGFLQMASSNRGSSPFNVVDLFSKVAGIDNPAPFELAEPSPEMKVAALKLLENPAPGAKGFVGFQPGASEDRRRWPVDHFRELGRRLWKEKRRVPVLLGAESERGLGERILERAEFPSVNLMGGTSLPELAAVLRRLDLLVTNDTGTMHLAAGVGTPLAAIFLATAQPWDTGPAAENLCCFEPDLDCHPCPFGQKCVYDNICRQEVAPDAVFEAASSFIDSGKWGRIENREVRAYLTGRDGLGFISLSSLSGHEQSDRHKWILLQRELYRRFLDGEDIAAADLPRIELSSDLRSRLLSTLNSSRDVLFLLSKQAMILKADPIEAIKIKFLANLQKIQDILSSCPELSVLSSMWMIESRAHENMDGVMEQLSRYMDLIGGMSVSVE